A DNA window from Zingiber officinale cultivar Zhangliang chromosome 3A, Zo_v1.1, whole genome shotgun sequence contains the following coding sequences:
- the LOC122052761 gene encoding uncharacterized protein At3g49140-like isoform X5 → MLTAMDSSLAIRLRHCSSGGACLQPPPPAPPPQAILSVVVGAFPRFPSQGKRRISGGGFGIFIDSCYQSRRGLPLSSRVRSSQGDAGSLPDSPRSNSKPRYHPSEEIQELNPSATGEERCLTVAETARTIIEVNSKATIVFSGFTDDVVDQNIVLPYLPYLTDEHGDIYFEVGNEKEILQTLIADDTLVQVIIGLDNVEMLPEMDLLGPADLDYGVEESSSDESTSDEEYEENVVIIQEDEIDEILSDDISDWTNLETMRSCHPMYFAKKMEESILTDNLDWMDQPPASIVIRGHLRPAFVEENTNIKKIPYSGESDNDRSSSNGAAFYKLEMINIQIVSAYGSQEAVAIGVDSLGFDLRICSGRRHQSLAQKSS, encoded by the exons ATGCTGACCGCGATGGACTCCTCCCTGGCTATCCGCTTGCGCCACTGCTCAAGCGGCGGTGCCTGCCTTCAGCCGCCGCCGCCTGCGCCGCCGCCTCAGGCGATTCTGTCGGTTGTCGTCGGGGCATTCCCAAGGTTCCCGTCCCAAGGCAAGCGGAGAATTTCCGGAGGAGGCTTCGG GATCTTTATTGATAGCTGCTATCAATCTCGCCGGggtcttcctctttcttccagaGTTCGTTCTTCGCAAGGCGATGCAGGTTCGCTGCCGGATTCACCGAGAAGCAACTCGAAGCCACGTTACCATCCTTCTGAGGAAATCCAAGAGCTGAATCCTTCTGCTACTGGAGAAGAGAGGTGTCTCACAGTGGCGGAGACTGCTAGGACCATAATAGAG GTGAACAGCAAAGCAACTATTGTCTTTTCAGGATTCACTGATGATGTAGTGGATCAAAATATTGTTTTGCCTTATTTACCATACTTAACTGATGAACATGGAG ATATTTATTTTGAGGTGGGCAATGAGAAAGAAATTTTGCAAACTCTGATCGCAGATGATACATTAGTG CAAGTTATAATTGGTTTGGACAATGTGGAAATGCTACCAGAGATGGACCTATTAGGGCCAGCTGATCTTGATTATGGAGTCGAAGAAAGTTCTAGTGATGAAAGTACCAGTGATGAAGAATATGAAGAG AATGTTGTGATCATTCAAGAAGATGAAATAGATGAGATTCTCTCTGATGATATAAGTGATTGGACAAATTTGGAAACAATGCGATCTTGTCACCCTATGTATTTTGCTAAGAAAATGGAGGAG tcTATATTAACTGATAATTTGGACTGGATGGATCAACCTCCTGCTAGCATTGTCATTCGAGGTCATTTGAGACCTGCTTTTGTTGAGGAGAACACAAATATCAAGAAGATTCCATATAGTG GAGAATCAGATAATGACAGAAGTTCGAGTAATGGAGCTGCTTTTTATAAATTGGAGATGATTAATATTCAGATAGTTTCTGCATATGGAAGCCAG GAGGCTGTTGCAATTGGAGTTGATAGTCTTGGTTTTGACTTGAGAATTTGCTCAGGAAG GCGACATCAGAGTTTAGCGCAGAAAAGCAGCTAA
- the LOC122052764 gene encoding multiple organellar RNA editing factor 8, chloroplastic/mitochondrial-like translates to MACRTFVSLLRSVPLSPHASRALSLPGASPLLRLRPLVAAAPVGFLLRRSPVRSGFRCFSTRPTTSSLNDPSPNWSNRPPKETILLDGCDFEHWLVVMEPPDPSLTRDEIIDGYIKTLAEVLGSEDEARMSIYSVSTKHYFAFGCKVSEEISYKIKPLSKVRWVLPDSYLDVKNKDYGGEPFIDGKAVPYDPKYHEEWVRNNARAQERSRRNDRPRNFDRSRNFERRRENMQTFQNREASPVQNQEFQNFSSQNTTQQSSQAPPVRDGATPNFQNQQPLRDGATPNFQNQPPPNASATLNYQNEMPPNTTSIPNYQNQTPPHSTALPNKQGGYVPNYQGGPQRYQGGPGGPGYQDAQGYQNGFPRSNMPGNGFGSNGSSPDYPRDNLTGPPTGSSPGYPRGNPAGPPTAYQVNPGGYQGGSSPMPPTYQGGGSSARPGPDSGYQGGNPGGYQGGSSMPTNTYPGGYQGGAPAYQGGNPGGHQGFNQQPYQGQGVTSSYQPPNSRYQGGNQNNQGGEGYQGGAPVYPGRDLPGRD, encoded by the exons ATGGCGTGCCGGACTTTCGTGTCGTTGCTGCGCTCCGTCCCTCTTTCCCCTCACGCGTCTCGGGCTCTCTCTCTCCCCGGCGCTTCTCCTTTACTCCGCCTCCGCCCCCTCGTTGCGGCCGCCCCCGTAGGCTTCTTGCTCCGCCGTAGTCCGGTGAGATCCGGGTTCCGGTGCTTCTCTACTCGGCCCACGACATCATCTTTAAATGATCCGTCGCCGAACTGGAGCAATCGCCCCCCTAAGGAGACTATTCTCCTCGACGGCTGCGACTTTGAGCACTGGCTTGTTGTCATGGAGCCACCCGATCCCTCCCTCACTCGTGATGAGATTATTGATGGCTATATCAAGACCCTAGCCGAGGTCCTTGGCAG TGAAGATGAAGCAAGAATGTCAATATATTCAGTGTCTACCAAGCATTATTTTGCTTTTGGTTGTAAGgtttctgaagaaatttcatataAGATCAAGC CTTTGTCAAAAGTCCGCTGGGTTCTCCCTGATTCATATTTGGATGTAAAGAACAAAGATTATGGAG GAGAACCATTCATTGATGGAAAAGCTGTTCCTTATGATCCAAAATACCATGAAGAATGGGTCAGGAACAATGCACGTGCTCAAGAGAGGTCTAGGCGTAATGATAGGCCTCGCAATTTTGATCGCTCAAGGAACTttgagaggagaagagagaatatGCAGACTTTCCAAAATAGAGAGGCTTCTCCAGTTCAAAATCAGGAATTCCAAAATTTTTCGTCACAGAATACTACACAACAAAGTTCCCAAGCTCCACCTGTGAGAGATGGTGCCACTCCAAACTTCCAAAATCAACAGCCTTTGAGAGATGGCGCCACACCGAACTTCCAAAATCAACCACCACCTAATGCAAGTGCCACACTGAACTACCAAAATGAAATGCCACCTAATACCACTTCGATACCGAACTACCAAAATCAAACACCACCTCATTCAACTGCCTTACCTAACAAACAAGGTGGCTATGTTCCTAACTATCAAGGAGGTCCCCAACGATATCAGGGAGGACCAGGGGGTCCTGGTTACCAGGATGCCCAAGGATATCAAAATGGCTTTCCTAGGAGCAATATGCCTGGTAATGGCTTTGGTAGTAATGGAAGCAGCCCTGATTATCCAAGAGACAACCTTACTGGACCACCCACTGGAAGTAGCCCTGGCTATCCAAGAGGCAATCCTGCTGGACCACCCACTGCCTATCAAGTTAATCCTGGTGGTTATCAAGGAGGCAGTTCTCCGATGCCTCCCACTTATCAAGGTGGTGGTAGTTCTGCTCGACCTGGGCCGGACAGTGGTTATCAAGGAGGCAACCCTGGTGGTTACCAAGGAGGTAGTTCTATGCCTACCAATACTTATCCTGGTGGCTACCAGGGAGGTGCTCCTGCATATCAAGGAGGCAACCCTGGTGGTCATCAGGGCTTTAATCAGCAGCCTTATCAAGGGCAAGGTGTTACTTCAAGTTATCAGCCTCCTAACTCTAGATACCAAGGAGGCAACCAAAATAATCAAGGCGGAGAGGGTTATCAAGGAGGAGCTCCTGTTTATCCAGGAAGAGACTTGCCTGGTAGAGACTGA
- the LOC122052761 gene encoding uncharacterized protein At3g49140-like isoform X3, with protein MLTAMDSSLAIRLRHCSSGGACLQPPPPAPPPQAILSVVVGAFPRFPSQGKRRISGGGFGIFIDSCYQSRRGLPLSSRVRSSQGDAGSLPDSPRSNSKPRYHPSEEIQELNPSATGEERCLTVAETARTIIEVNSKATIVFSGFTDDVVDQNIVLPYLPYLTDEHGDIYFEVGNEKEILQTLIADDTLVQVIIGLDNVEMLPEMDLLGPADLDYGVEESSSDESTSDEEYEENVVIIQEDEIDEILSDDISDWTNLETMRSCHPMYFAKKMEESILTDNLDWMDQPPASIVIRGHLRPAFVEENTNIKKIPYSGESDNDRSSSNGAAFYKLEMINIQIVSAYGSQFAVKIQDFLEAQPDVLAHSAANILSRLKAGGEKISQALKNLCLRQKSMNVEEAVAIGVDSLGFDLRICSGRRHQSLAQKSS; from the exons ATGCTGACCGCGATGGACTCCTCCCTGGCTATCCGCTTGCGCCACTGCTCAAGCGGCGGTGCCTGCCTTCAGCCGCCGCCGCCTGCGCCGCCGCCTCAGGCGATTCTGTCGGTTGTCGTCGGGGCATTCCCAAGGTTCCCGTCCCAAGGCAAGCGGAGAATTTCCGGAGGAGGCTTCGG GATCTTTATTGATAGCTGCTATCAATCTCGCCGGggtcttcctctttcttccagaGTTCGTTCTTCGCAAGGCGATGCAGGTTCGCTGCCGGATTCACCGAGAAGCAACTCGAAGCCACGTTACCATCCTTCTGAGGAAATCCAAGAGCTGAATCCTTCTGCTACTGGAGAAGAGAGGTGTCTCACAGTGGCGGAGACTGCTAGGACCATAATAGAG GTGAACAGCAAAGCAACTATTGTCTTTTCAGGATTCACTGATGATGTAGTGGATCAAAATATTGTTTTGCCTTATTTACCATACTTAACTGATGAACATGGAG ATATTTATTTTGAGGTGGGCAATGAGAAAGAAATTTTGCAAACTCTGATCGCAGATGATACATTAGTG CAAGTTATAATTGGTTTGGACAATGTGGAAATGCTACCAGAGATGGACCTATTAGGGCCAGCTGATCTTGATTATGGAGTCGAAGAAAGTTCTAGTGATGAAAGTACCAGTGATGAAGAATATGAAGAG AATGTTGTGATCATTCAAGAAGATGAAATAGATGAGATTCTCTCTGATGATATAAGTGATTGGACAAATTTGGAAACAATGCGATCTTGTCACCCTATGTATTTTGCTAAGAAAATGGAGGAG tcTATATTAACTGATAATTTGGACTGGATGGATCAACCTCCTGCTAGCATTGTCATTCGAGGTCATTTGAGACCTGCTTTTGTTGAGGAGAACACAAATATCAAGAAGATTCCATATAGTG GAGAATCAGATAATGACAGAAGTTCGAGTAATGGAGCTGCTTTTTATAAATTGGAGATGATTAATATTCAGATAGTTTCTGCATATGGAAGCCAG TTTGCTGTGAAAATTCAAGACTTTCTGGAAGCTCAACCAGATGTTCTTGCACATTCAGCTGCAAACATTTTATCTCGACTAAAAGCTGGTGGTGAGAAGATCTCACAAGCCCTTAAAAACCTATGCCTGAGGCAAAAGAGTATGAATGTGGAG GAGGCTGTTGCAATTGGAGTTGATAGTCTTGGTTTTGACTTGAGAATTTGCTCAGGAAG GCGACATCAGAGTTTAGCGCAGAAAAGCAGCTAA
- the LOC122052761 gene encoding uncharacterized protein At3g49140-like isoform X2, which translates to MLTAMDSSLAIRLRHCSSGGACLQPPPPAPPPQAILSVVVGAFPRFPSQGKRRISGGGFGIFIDSCYQSRRGLPLSSRVRSSQGDAGSLPDSPRSNSKPRYHPSEEIQELNPSATGEERCLTVAETARTIIEVNSKATIVFSGFTDDVVDQNIVLPYLPYLTDEHGDIYFEVGNEKEILQTLIADDTLVQVIIGLDNVEMLPEMDLLGPADLDYGVEESSSDESTSDEEYEENVVIIQEDEIDEILSDDISDWTNLETMRSCHPMYFAKKMEESILTDNLDWMDQPPASIVIRGHLRPAFVEENTNIKKIPYSGESDNDRSSSNGAAFYKLEMINIQIVSAYGSQFAVKIQDFLEAQPDVLAHSAANILSRLKAGGEKISQALKNLCLRQKSMNVEATSEFSAEKQLNDLLFPRQQQKQQSWQQAHQD; encoded by the exons ATGCTGACCGCGATGGACTCCTCCCTGGCTATCCGCTTGCGCCACTGCTCAAGCGGCGGTGCCTGCCTTCAGCCGCCGCCGCCTGCGCCGCCGCCTCAGGCGATTCTGTCGGTTGTCGTCGGGGCATTCCCAAGGTTCCCGTCCCAAGGCAAGCGGAGAATTTCCGGAGGAGGCTTCGG GATCTTTATTGATAGCTGCTATCAATCTCGCCGGggtcttcctctttcttccagaGTTCGTTCTTCGCAAGGCGATGCAGGTTCGCTGCCGGATTCACCGAGAAGCAACTCGAAGCCACGTTACCATCCTTCTGAGGAAATCCAAGAGCTGAATCCTTCTGCTACTGGAGAAGAGAGGTGTCTCACAGTGGCGGAGACTGCTAGGACCATAATAGAG GTGAACAGCAAAGCAACTATTGTCTTTTCAGGATTCACTGATGATGTAGTGGATCAAAATATTGTTTTGCCTTATTTACCATACTTAACTGATGAACATGGAG ATATTTATTTTGAGGTGGGCAATGAGAAAGAAATTTTGCAAACTCTGATCGCAGATGATACATTAGTG CAAGTTATAATTGGTTTGGACAATGTGGAAATGCTACCAGAGATGGACCTATTAGGGCCAGCTGATCTTGATTATGGAGTCGAAGAAAGTTCTAGTGATGAAAGTACCAGTGATGAAGAATATGAAGAG AATGTTGTGATCATTCAAGAAGATGAAATAGATGAGATTCTCTCTGATGATATAAGTGATTGGACAAATTTGGAAACAATGCGATCTTGTCACCCTATGTATTTTGCTAAGAAAATGGAGGAG tcTATATTAACTGATAATTTGGACTGGATGGATCAACCTCCTGCTAGCATTGTCATTCGAGGTCATTTGAGACCTGCTTTTGTTGAGGAGAACACAAATATCAAGAAGATTCCATATAGTG GAGAATCAGATAATGACAGAAGTTCGAGTAATGGAGCTGCTTTTTATAAATTGGAGATGATTAATATTCAGATAGTTTCTGCATATGGAAGCCAG TTTGCTGTGAAAATTCAAGACTTTCTGGAAGCTCAACCAGATGTTCTTGCACATTCAGCTGCAAACATTTTATCTCGACTAAAAGCTGGTGGTGAGAAGATCTCACAAGCCCTTAAAAACCTATGCCTGAGGCAAAAGAGTATGAATGTGGAG GCGACATCAGAGTTTAGCGCAGAAAAGCAGCTAAATGATCTTCTTTTTCCCCGACAGCAGCAGAAACAGCAGAGCTGGCAGCAAGCTCATCAGGATTAG
- the LOC122052761 gene encoding uncharacterized protein At3g49140-like isoform X4, whose translation MLTAMDSSLAIRLRHCSSGGACLQPPPPAPPPQAILSVVVGAFPRFPSQGKRRISGGGFGIFIDSCYQSRRGLPLSSRVRSSQGDAGSLPDSPRSNSKPRYHPSEEIQELNPSATGEERCLTVAETARTIIEVNSKATIVFSGFTDDVVDQNIVLPYLPYLTDEHGDIYFEVGNEKEILQTLIADDTLVQVIIGLDNVEMLPEMDLLGPADLDYGVEESSSDESTSDEEYEENVVIIQEDEIDEILSDDISDWTNLETMRSCHPMYFAKKMEESILTDNLDWMDQPPASIVIRGHLRPAFVEENTNIKKIPYSGESDNDRSSSNGAAFYKLEMINIQIVSAYGSQEAVAIGVDSLGFDLRICSGRQVQTLRFSFDTQATSEFSAEKQLNDLLFPRQQQKQQSWQQAHQD comes from the exons ATGCTGACCGCGATGGACTCCTCCCTGGCTATCCGCTTGCGCCACTGCTCAAGCGGCGGTGCCTGCCTTCAGCCGCCGCCGCCTGCGCCGCCGCCTCAGGCGATTCTGTCGGTTGTCGTCGGGGCATTCCCAAGGTTCCCGTCCCAAGGCAAGCGGAGAATTTCCGGAGGAGGCTTCGG GATCTTTATTGATAGCTGCTATCAATCTCGCCGGggtcttcctctttcttccagaGTTCGTTCTTCGCAAGGCGATGCAGGTTCGCTGCCGGATTCACCGAGAAGCAACTCGAAGCCACGTTACCATCCTTCTGAGGAAATCCAAGAGCTGAATCCTTCTGCTACTGGAGAAGAGAGGTGTCTCACAGTGGCGGAGACTGCTAGGACCATAATAGAG GTGAACAGCAAAGCAACTATTGTCTTTTCAGGATTCACTGATGATGTAGTGGATCAAAATATTGTTTTGCCTTATTTACCATACTTAACTGATGAACATGGAG ATATTTATTTTGAGGTGGGCAATGAGAAAGAAATTTTGCAAACTCTGATCGCAGATGATACATTAGTG CAAGTTATAATTGGTTTGGACAATGTGGAAATGCTACCAGAGATGGACCTATTAGGGCCAGCTGATCTTGATTATGGAGTCGAAGAAAGTTCTAGTGATGAAAGTACCAGTGATGAAGAATATGAAGAG AATGTTGTGATCATTCAAGAAGATGAAATAGATGAGATTCTCTCTGATGATATAAGTGATTGGACAAATTTGGAAACAATGCGATCTTGTCACCCTATGTATTTTGCTAAGAAAATGGAGGAG tcTATATTAACTGATAATTTGGACTGGATGGATCAACCTCCTGCTAGCATTGTCATTCGAGGTCATTTGAGACCTGCTTTTGTTGAGGAGAACACAAATATCAAGAAGATTCCATATAGTG GAGAATCAGATAATGACAGAAGTTCGAGTAATGGAGCTGCTTTTTATAAATTGGAGATGATTAATATTCAGATAGTTTCTGCATATGGAAGCCAG GAGGCTGTTGCAATTGGAGTTGATAGTCTTGGTTTTGACTTGAGAATTTGCTCAGGAAGGCAAGTTCAAACCTTAAGATTTTCATTTGACACACAA GCGACATCAGAGTTTAGCGCAGAAAAGCAGCTAAATGATCTTCTTTTTCCCCGACAGCAGCAGAAACAGCAGAGCTGGCAGCAAGCTCATCAGGATTAG
- the LOC122052761 gene encoding uncharacterized protein At3g49140-like isoform X1 produces MLTAMDSSLAIRLRHCSSGGACLQPPPPAPPPQAILSVVVGAFPRFPSQGKRRISGGGFGIFIDSCYQSRRGLPLSSRVRSSQGDAGSLPDSPRSNSKPRYHPSEEIQELNPSATGEERCLTVAETARTIIEVNSKATIVFSGFTDDVVDQNIVLPYLPYLTDEHGDIYFEVGNEKEILQTLIADDTLVQVIIGLDNVEMLPEMDLLGPADLDYGVEESSSDESTSDEEYEENVVIIQEDEIDEILSDDISDWTNLETMRSCHPMYFAKKMEESILTDNLDWMDQPPASIVIRGHLRPAFVEENTNIKKIPYSGESDNDRSSSNGAAFYKLEMINIQIVSAYGSQFAVKIQDFLEAQPDVLAHSAANILSRLKAGGEKISQALKNLCLRQKSMNVEEAVAIGVDSLGFDLRICSGRQVQTLRFSFDTQATSEFSAEKQLNDLLFPRQQQKQQSWQQAHQD; encoded by the exons ATGCTGACCGCGATGGACTCCTCCCTGGCTATCCGCTTGCGCCACTGCTCAAGCGGCGGTGCCTGCCTTCAGCCGCCGCCGCCTGCGCCGCCGCCTCAGGCGATTCTGTCGGTTGTCGTCGGGGCATTCCCAAGGTTCCCGTCCCAAGGCAAGCGGAGAATTTCCGGAGGAGGCTTCGG GATCTTTATTGATAGCTGCTATCAATCTCGCCGGggtcttcctctttcttccagaGTTCGTTCTTCGCAAGGCGATGCAGGTTCGCTGCCGGATTCACCGAGAAGCAACTCGAAGCCACGTTACCATCCTTCTGAGGAAATCCAAGAGCTGAATCCTTCTGCTACTGGAGAAGAGAGGTGTCTCACAGTGGCGGAGACTGCTAGGACCATAATAGAG GTGAACAGCAAAGCAACTATTGTCTTTTCAGGATTCACTGATGATGTAGTGGATCAAAATATTGTTTTGCCTTATTTACCATACTTAACTGATGAACATGGAG ATATTTATTTTGAGGTGGGCAATGAGAAAGAAATTTTGCAAACTCTGATCGCAGATGATACATTAGTG CAAGTTATAATTGGTTTGGACAATGTGGAAATGCTACCAGAGATGGACCTATTAGGGCCAGCTGATCTTGATTATGGAGTCGAAGAAAGTTCTAGTGATGAAAGTACCAGTGATGAAGAATATGAAGAG AATGTTGTGATCATTCAAGAAGATGAAATAGATGAGATTCTCTCTGATGATATAAGTGATTGGACAAATTTGGAAACAATGCGATCTTGTCACCCTATGTATTTTGCTAAGAAAATGGAGGAG tcTATATTAACTGATAATTTGGACTGGATGGATCAACCTCCTGCTAGCATTGTCATTCGAGGTCATTTGAGACCTGCTTTTGTTGAGGAGAACACAAATATCAAGAAGATTCCATATAGTG GAGAATCAGATAATGACAGAAGTTCGAGTAATGGAGCTGCTTTTTATAAATTGGAGATGATTAATATTCAGATAGTTTCTGCATATGGAAGCCAG TTTGCTGTGAAAATTCAAGACTTTCTGGAAGCTCAACCAGATGTTCTTGCACATTCAGCTGCAAACATTTTATCTCGACTAAAAGCTGGTGGTGAGAAGATCTCACAAGCCCTTAAAAACCTATGCCTGAGGCAAAAGAGTATGAATGTGGAG GAGGCTGTTGCAATTGGAGTTGATAGTCTTGGTTTTGACTTGAGAATTTGCTCAGGAAGGCAAGTTCAAACCTTAAGATTTTCATTTGACACACAA GCGACATCAGAGTTTAGCGCAGAAAAGCAGCTAAATGATCTTCTTTTTCCCCGACAGCAGCAGAAACAGCAGAGCTGGCAGCAAGCTCATCAGGATTAG
- the LOC122052763 gene encoding UDP-D-apiose/UDP-D-xylose synthase 2-like has product MAAVARLDLGGSPIAPMTICMIGAGGFIGSHLCEKLMAETPHTVLAVDVYNDKIKHLLDPPAYAEGQQARHPWDGRIQFHRLNIKHDSRLEGLIKMSDLTINLAAICTPADYNTRPLDTIYSNFIDALPVVRYCSENSKRLIHFSTCEVYGKTIGSFLPKDHPLRKDPEFYVLKEDASPCIFGPIEKQRWSYACAKQLIERLIYAEGAENGLEFTIVRPFNWIGPRMDFIPGIDGPSEGVPRVLACFSNNLLRHEPLKLVDGGQSQRTFVYIKDAIEAVLLMIENPARANGHIFNVGNPNNEVTVKQLAEIMIQVYSKVSGEPPAEVPTIDVSSKEFYGEGYDDSDKRIPDMTIINKQLGWNPKTSLWDLLDSTLTYQHRTYAEAIRRSMAKSVASS; this is encoded by the exons ATGGCAGCGGTTGCTAGGCTGGATCTCGGCGGAAGCCCCATCGCGCCCATGACCATCTGCATGATCGGGGCCGGTGGGTTCATCGGATCCCACCTCTGCGAGAAGCTGATGGCGGAGACCCCGCACACGGTGCTGGCCGTCGACGTCTACAATGACAAGATCAAGCACCTGCTCGACCCGCCAGCCTACGCAGAGGGGCAGCAGGCCCGCCACCCGTGGGATGGCCGGATCCAGTTCCACCGCCTCAACATCAAGCACGATTCCAGGCTCGAgggactcatcaagatgtccGACCTG ACGATCAACTTGGCGGCGATTTGCACGCCAGCGGATTACAACACCCGACCTTTAGACACCATCTACAGCAATTTCATTGATGCTCTCCCCGTT GTCAGGTACTGCTCAGAGAACAGCAAGCGTCTTATTCATTTTTCCACCTGTGAAGTGTATGGAAAAACAATTGGAAGTTTCCTGCCAAAGGATCACCCCCTTAGAAAG GACCCAGAATTCTATGTACTTAAAGAAGATGCCTCCCCTTGCATATTTGGTCCTATTGAGAAGCAAAGGTGGTCTTATGCATGTGCAAAGCAACTTATTGAGAGACTAATATATG CTGAGGGTGCGGAAAATGGTCTTGAGTTCACTATTGTGAGGCCTTTTAATTGGATTGGACCGAGGATGGACTTTATTCCCGGGATAGATGGTCCTAGTGAGGGTGTTCCTAGAGTTTTGGCATGTTTTAGCAAT AATCTTCTACGTCATGAGCCGCTGAAACTTGTTGATGGCGGACAGTCCCAACGAACATTTGTCTATATTAAAGATGCGATAGAGGCTGTTCTGCTTATGATT GAAAATCCTGCTCGTGCTAATGGTCATATCTTTAATGTGGGAAATCCTAACAATGAAGTCACTGTAAAGCAACTTGCTGAAATCATGATACAG GTGTATTCAAAGGTGTCTGGGGAACCTCCTGCGGAGGTGCCTACCATTGATGTGAGTTCCAAAGAGTTCTACGGTGAAGGATACGATGACAGTGATAAGCGAATTCCTGACATGACAATTATCAACAAACAGCTAG GCTGGAACCCAAAGACATCCCTGTGGGACTTGCTAGATTCAACACTGACCTATCAACACAGGACGTATGCAGAAGCCATCAGGAGATCAATGGCAAAGTCAGTTGCATCCAGCTAG